The Anaerolineales bacterium DNA segment TCGCGCAATACCAGCCTTTCCCGTTTGATCTCCGCTGCAACGTCATCCGCCCCCAGCGCCGCCAACACCTCGTCCGGCCGTCCCGTCGCTTCCGGCAAAAGGCTCAGCCGCATCCGCAGCGTGTTCCCGTCCAATCCAAGTGAGAGGATCCGCGGCCGCAGGTCGTACTTCTTCCCGCGCCGCTCGCGCGAAAGCTCGGAGCTTCCCAAGAGGTCCGCGATCCGCCGCGGCAGATCCGCCGGCCAAGCGCCTTCCAGCGGCGCGGCGGCATACTCGCCGGCCAGGATGACCTTCTCCAGTCCGGGCGATCCCTCCGCGCGCTCCTCGATTCGCAGAATCCGGATTCCCGGCGGCGCGTGGCCGTTGAGGCGCGCGGCGCTGGAATCCGGATCGCACGCCCTGTCGGTCTCGATATCCACGAGTTCGTTCTCCCCGGTCACGCCGAGCGGAAGCGCCGCGCCGATCTGGATCTTCGGATGCGGGTGGAAGCCTTCGGAGTAGGCGATGGGCACGCCCGCGCGCC contains these protein-coding regions:
- a CDS encoding DUF2344 domain-containing protein yields the protein MTRLRYRILFAKTEAMRWTGHLDLQRAWERLLRRAGVPIAYSEGFHPHPKIQIGAALPLGVTGENELVDIETDRACDPDSSAARLNGHAPPGIRILRIEERAEGSPGLEKVILAGEYAAAPLEGAWPADLPRRIADLLGSSELSRERRGKKYDLRPRILSLGLDGNTLRMRLSLLPEATGRPDEVLAALGADDVAAEIKRERLVLRETTPLRNPQVE